In Trichormus variabilis 0441, a single genomic region encodes these proteins:
- a CDS encoding helix-turn-helix domain-containing protein, whose product MLASDLLVIDFAQKDDVLKLYPEAPLLSSDKAQWDGIQLQYHRHPPHQLSENHSKQHRIIIHDRSPSPPMVEEMIEHRFQKRQFGYGDVTVVPADVLNSAYWNTEYEFITLSFEARTFARHTFDLTTATDIELVPSFSKPDQLIYSLGFALKSELESSGVGSRLYIDSLTAALMTHLLRHYSAQRSISRPQSGLAKCQLQKVIDFINQNLEQDLALAELAAIVQMSPSYFSTLFKHSTGLAPHQYVIQCRVDRAKQLLRQSNLTIAEIAYSLGFTHQSHLSRHFKRLVGVSPKVFIKSQ is encoded by the coding sequence ATGTTAGCCTCAGACTTGTTAGTTATTGACTTTGCTCAAAAGGATGACGTGCTAAAGCTTTACCCTGAAGCGCCCCTACTTTCCAGCGACAAAGCTCAATGGGATGGTATTCAACTGCAATATCATCGGCATCCGCCACATCAGCTTTCAGAAAATCATTCCAAGCAGCATCGCATTATCATTCACGATCGCAGTCCTTCGCCGCCAATGGTTGAAGAGATGATCGAACATCGCTTTCAAAAGCGGCAATTTGGGTATGGCGATGTGACGGTTGTGCCAGCTGATGTCCTAAATTCGGCTTATTGGAACACCGAGTACGAATTTATTACCCTCAGTTTTGAGGCGAGGACGTTTGCACGTCATACCTTCGATCTGACAACTGCCACTGATATCGAGCTTGTCCCCAGTTTCAGCAAACCTGACCAGCTGATTTACAGTCTTGGCTTCGCGCTCAAGTCAGAGCTGGAGTCTAGCGGAGTTGGCAGTCGTCTCTATATTGATTCGCTAACAGCTGCTTTGATGACTCATTTGTTACGGCATTACTCAGCCCAAAGATCCATCTCTAGACCTCAGAGTGGTTTAGCCAAATGCCAATTGCAGAAGGTGATTGATTTCATTAATCAAAACCTTGAACAGGACTTGGCACTTGCGGAACTAGCAGCCATTGTGCAAATGAGTCCGAGTTATTTTTCAACGTTATTCAAACATTCAACCGGGTTAGCACCGCATCAGTATGTGATTCAGTGCAGAGTAGATCGTGCCAAGCAATTGCTACGACAAAGTAACCTAACGATCGCAGAAATTGCCTACAGTCTTGGCTTCACCCATCAAAGCCACCTCAGCCGACACTTCAAACGATTGGTGGGTGTAAGTCCCAAAGTATTTATTAAAAGTCAGTAA
- a CDS encoding four helix bundle protein produces MRQPAKTFQDLIVWQKAHQFVLLVYQFTSQFPKSEIYGLTSQFRRAAISIAANIAEGFKKKGAADKVRFLNIAQGSLEECRYYLILSKDLDYGDISGLMLQLEEVSRLLTGYANSILNSDS; encoded by the coding sequence ATGAGACAGCCAGCCAAAACATTTCAAGATTTGATAGTTTGGCAAAAAGCACACCAGTTTGTTTTATTGGTATATCAATTTACTAGTCAGTTCCCTAAATCGGAAATATATGGACTTACCTCCCAATTTAGACGAGCAGCAATCTCTATTGCAGCAAATATAGCTGAGGGTTTTAAGAAAAAAGGAGCAGCAGATAAAGTTCGTTTTTTAAACATTGCACAAGGTTCTTTAGAAGAATGTCGCTACTATCTAATTCTTTCAAAAGACCTTGACTATGGTGACATTTCAGGATTAATGCTTCAACTTGAGGAAGTTAGTAGGCTACTAACAGGCTACGCTAATTCCATTCTGAATTCTGACTCCTGA
- a CDS encoding helix-turn-helix transcriptional regulator: protein MKTDRPVESTSIRTRQAVVKRLKQEGSIDAETLASYLNITAMAVRQHLYALQKEGLVTYQKQARPMGRPAKLWELTPAADRFFPDRYAELTLGLINSMKEAFGEEGFDRLLEVRTREQIQAYRAIVPRHTPLQQQLEALAAQRTEEGYMAEVTDQADGTFLFAEKHCPICAVATACTGLCQMELEIFQAALGDDVSIERIEHILAGDRCCVYLVIST, encoded by the coding sequence ATGAAAACTGATCGACCAGTAGAATCAACTAGCATTCGGACTCGACAGGCGGTTGTCAAACGGCTCAAGCAAGAAGGATCGATAGATGCGGAAACGCTCGCCTCCTACTTGAACATCACTGCAATGGCAGTGCGGCAGCATCTCTACGCTTTGCAAAAAGAAGGATTGGTGACGTACCAGAAACAAGCGCGTCCAATGGGACGACCTGCCAAGTTATGGGAGTTAACGCCTGCTGCCGATCGTTTTTTCCCCGATCGCTACGCTGAGTTAACGTTGGGTCTGATTAACTCAATGAAAGAGGCATTTGGTGAAGAGGGATTTGATCGGCTACTGGAAGTTAGAACTCGCGAACAAATTCAAGCGTATCGAGCGATCGTACCTCGCCATACTCCGCTTCAACAGCAACTAGAAGCGTTAGCAGCGCAGCGAACTGAGGAAGGCTACATGGCAGAGGTCACAGATCAAGCCGATGGCACCTTTCTCTTCGCTGAAAAACATTGCCCCATTTGTGCGGTGGCAACTGCTTGTACTGGGCTGTGTCAGATGGAGTTAGAAATCTTTCAAGCGGCTTTAGGTGACGATGTGAGCATTGAACGAATTGAACACATTTTGGCGGGCGATAGATGTTGTGTATATCTGGTTATCAGTACTTAA
- the ltrA gene encoding group II intron reverse transcriptase/maturase, protein MESEQDKPHKPRIDPTIQWQSIPWKKLERRVYKLQKRIYQAANREDVTTVRQLQKTLLKSWSAKCIAVRKVTQDNQGKKTAGVDGVKLLTPHQRLQLVKRLKLSSKANAVRRVWIPKPLTQEKRPLGIPTMYDRALQALVKMALEPEWEARFEPNSYGFRPGRSVHDAISAIYLNIKQKAKYVLDADICKCFERINHEALLTKLNTFPSLRRQIKAWLRAGVLDGDSLFPNLEGTPQGGVISPLLANIALHGLENQIKMAFPRIDRKINGKKRTIRPPALIRYADDFVVIHEDLSIVQKCQTLIADWLKGIGLELKPSKTSLTHTFQSYEGKLGFDFLGFHIRQYPVGNYLSAKNSYGQLLGFKTLITPSKDKLKQHLLHIARIIDTHALSPQETLISKLNPVIKGWANFYSIGVSSRAFSKADFLTYQKLRAWATNRCTHSSKHEIANKYWRVAQTNKWCFSTPDGHQLIKHSDTKIIRHVKVKDNRSPYDGDWVYWSCRMGHHPEAPTTVATLLKEQQGKCAHCGLFFRDGDLMEVDHVIPKSRKGKNSYNNLQLLHRHCHDTKTVTDGSISRSVLTQDYLEAHPF, encoded by the coding sequence ATGGAATCAGAACAAGACAAACCGCACAAACCCCGAATTGACCCGACCATTCAATGGCAGTCCATTCCCTGGAAGAAGCTGGAACGTCGAGTTTACAAGCTGCAAAAAAGAATATACCAAGCCGCGAATCGTGAAGATGTCACTACAGTTCGCCAGCTTCAGAAAACCCTACTCAAGTCCTGGTCAGCAAAATGTATTGCGGTCAGAAAGGTAACTCAGGATAATCAAGGGAAAAAGACGGCTGGGGTAGATGGTGTCAAACTATTAACACCCCACCAACGTTTGCAACTGGTTAAACGTCTCAAACTCTCTTCCAAAGCAAATGCTGTGCGAAGAGTCTGGATACCAAAGCCTCTAACCCAAGAAAAAAGACCTCTGGGTATTCCCACAATGTATGACCGTGCATTGCAAGCCTTAGTCAAAATGGCACTAGAACCCGAATGGGAAGCACGTTTTGAACCTAATTCTTATGGCTTTCGACCAGGGCGTTCGGTGCATGATGCAATTAGTGCAATTTATCTTAATATCAAGCAAAAGGCAAAGTATGTGCTAGATGCTGATATTTGCAAGTGCTTTGAACGCATCAACCATGAAGCATTATTGACAAAACTGAACACATTTCCCAGCCTACGCCGTCAAATCAAAGCATGGCTCAGGGCTGGGGTGTTAGATGGAGATAGTTTATTTCCTAACCTGGAAGGGACACCACAAGGAGGCGTTATATCTCCTTTGCTGGCAAATATTGCCTTACATGGGTTAGAAAATCAGATTAAGATGGCATTTCCGCGAATAGACCGCAAAATTAATGGTAAGAAGCGGACAATTCGACCACCAGCCTTAATCAGATATGCAGATGACTTTGTGGTCATCCATGAAGACCTCTCCATAGTTCAAAAATGTCAAACTCTAATTGCTGATTGGTTAAAAGGCATCGGACTAGAGTTAAAACCAAGTAAAACATCTTTAACTCATACTTTCCAATCTTATGAAGGAAAATTGGGTTTTGACTTTCTCGGATTTCATATTAGGCAATATCCCGTAGGAAACTACCTAAGTGCCAAAAATTCGTATGGTCAGTTACTTGGATTTAAAACCCTGATTACTCCAAGCAAGGATAAGTTGAAACAGCATTTGCTTCACATCGCCCGAATAATTGACACCCATGCTCTCTCTCCACAAGAAACTCTCATCAGTAAATTAAATCCTGTGATCAAAGGGTGGGCAAACTTTTATTCTATCGGTGTCAGTAGCAGAGCTTTTTCAAAAGCGGACTTTTTAACTTATCAAAAACTGCGTGCTTGGGCTACTAATAGATGTACTCACAGTAGTAAGCACGAAATTGCTAACAAATACTGGAGAGTAGCTCAAACAAATAAATGGTGTTTTAGTACACCTGATGGTCATCAGCTTATTAAGCACAGTGATACCAAAATTATCAGACACGTCAAAGTGAAAGATAATCGCAGTCCCTACGATGGAGATTGGGTTTACTGGAGTTGCAGAATGGGTCATCACCCAGAAGCGCCTACAACAGTTGCAACTTTATTAAAAGAGCAACAAGGTAAATGCGCTCATTGCGGACTCTTTTTCCGTGATGGAGATTTGATGGAAGTTGACCATGTTATTCCTAAATCTAGAAAAGGGAAAAACTCTTACAACAACCTCCAATTACTCCACCGCCATTGTCACGATACTAAAACTGTTACAGATGGGTCAATCTCACGTTCAGTTTTAACACAGGATTATCTAGAGGCTCATCCCTTTTAA
- a CDS encoding DUF192 domain-containing protein, protein MEVTRQTAQTNIQTKQAQNPEKSLFYKFIKFIKFVGPIAGFTAALSPLPLYFWTRQPQYLPIGATFTSNNQTVQLELADDRKEYAHGLKFRNSIPENHGMLFVLNKPEKVKLWMKDTYIPLDMIFLQDGVIKSIVEAAPPCKTKTCPKYDSIYPVNQVIELPANSTKTLNLKVGKKLQLDFNTNKTQN, encoded by the coding sequence ATGGAAGTCACAAGACAAACCGCTCAAACCAACATTCAAACTAAACAAGCACAAAATCCAGAAAAAAGCCTATTTTACAAATTCATCAAATTTATCAAATTTGTTGGGCCAATTGCTGGTTTTACTGCTGCCCTCTCACCCCTACCGCTATACTTTTGGACTCGCCAGCCTCAGTATTTACCTATTGGCGCAACCTTTACCAGTAACAATCAAACAGTTCAACTCGAATTAGCAGACGATAGAAAAGAATATGCCCACGGACTCAAATTTCGTAATTCGATTCCTGAGAATCACGGAATGTTATTTGTCCTTAACAAACCTGAAAAAGTTAAACTTTGGATGAAGGATACGTATATTCCTTTAGATATGATATTCCTCCAAGATGGAGTTATCAAATCAATCGTAGAAGCAGCTCCCCCTTGCAAAACCAAAACCTGTCCTAAATATGATTCAATTTATCCTGTTAACCAGGTTATTGAATTACCTGCTAACAGTACTAAAACCCTCAATCTCAAAGTAGGCAAGAAACTTCAACTCGATTTCAACACAAACAAAACGCAGAATTAG
- a CDS encoding TrbI/VirB10 family protein yields the protein MLQLENEASNKHISSVNSLLPIDRAEEDEVENLQFEVVEEDETEVEDAALIQTKHDFVTSPWSRLGIIGGAFGAGFLVIFVVLNGMMNGGGKNAKKPELTTTPTPTVAASEKKEGDVYAKLALAKQQEELDALNGKANTEDKEEKKEATEEEQAKNQERTRSIRQRRVVAQETPPTSRRRVYREETPEPVRPTRRVVASQPIPPLRPSAPLPKFAKQTVASNQSVAKDPIAELERLRNLGSVGRVEYMLASTTISEPTNTTVPEVTAKTEETLRPAEQNSDRSRRRRSRRSENTETITNTPNQVEELRPRWQPVTTNNGTPEYSNTDDKDNNQAVPVIYSFSVNEPQISLELDKEKTVESSFASNKENNYTQQIEQVANNYLPEEAQILQETQPQYLVVGSFASATLVTPLVMPQTSNNARSQEQTNTLRFVARLNEPLYSNTGEIAIPAGTQVTIAMISVDSTSGVRAEVAAILKDGTEYPLSPGTISVLGEAGSPLIARPYDDKGSEIAKYDATLGTIAGLAKVGEIINQPDEEITEDLPLGGTRTRSRNNNRNLGAAFLEGAFGKLGETLSKRTERATDEINRRPNVWYVPKDTKITIKVDRSIKL from the coding sequence ATGTTACAGCTAGAGAATGAGGCTTCCAATAAACATATATCTTCAGTAAATAGTCTTTTACCAATCGATAGGGCAGAAGAAGATGAAGTTGAAAATTTGCAATTTGAGGTGGTTGAAGAAGATGAAACTGAAGTAGAAGACGCCGCGTTAATCCAAACTAAACACGACTTTGTTACATCTCCCTGGTCAAGATTAGGAATTATTGGTGGTGCATTTGGTGCTGGGTTTCTAGTTATATTTGTTGTCCTCAACGGCATGATGAATGGGGGTGGTAAAAATGCCAAAAAACCAGAATTAACTACTACTCCAACTCCCACGGTTGCCGCATCTGAGAAAAAAGAAGGCGATGTTTATGCCAAGCTTGCTCTCGCCAAGCAACAGGAAGAACTTGATGCCCTAAATGGTAAAGCTAACACAGAAGACAAAGAGGAGAAAAAAGAAGCTACTGAAGAAGAACAAGCCAAAAACCAAGAGAGAACCCGTTCTATTCGACAACGAAGGGTAGTTGCTCAAGAAACTCCCCCTACTTCCAGAAGACGTGTATACCGGGAAGAAACACCCGAACCTGTTAGACCAACACGTAGAGTAGTGGCTTCACAGCCAATACCACCTCTGCGTCCTAGCGCTCCTCTGCCAAAATTTGCCAAACAAACAGTTGCCAGCAACCAGAGTGTCGCCAAAGATCCAATAGCCGAACTCGAACGCCTGCGTAACCTGGGTTCGGTTGGTCGAGTTGAGTATATGCTAGCCAGCACTACTATCAGCGAACCTACAAACACAACAGTACCAGAAGTTACAGCTAAAACTGAAGAAACATTACGCCCAGCAGAACAAAATAGCGATCGCTCCCGTCGTCGCCGTAGCCGACGCAGCGAGAATACCGAAACAATTACCAATACCCCTAATCAAGTTGAAGAACTGCGCCCGCGTTGGCAACCTGTAACTACAAACAACGGTACTCCAGAGTATAGCAATACTGATGACAAAGATAACAATCAAGCCGTGCCAGTTATTTATAGCTTCTCAGTAAACGAGCCACAAATTAGCTTGGAACTTGACAAAGAAAAGACCGTAGAATCCAGTTTTGCTAGTAACAAAGAAAACAACTACACTCAGCAAATCGAACAAGTTGCAAATAACTACCTGCCAGAAGAAGCGCAGATACTCCAAGAAACACAACCGCAGTATTTAGTTGTCGGTTCGTTTGCAAGTGCAACCCTGGTAACTCCGCTCGTTATGCCTCAAACCAGTAATAACGCTCGTTCCCAAGAACAGACAAATACATTACGGTTTGTCGCCCGGTTGAACGAGCCGCTTTATAGCAATACTGGGGAAATAGCCATTCCCGCCGGAACGCAGGTAACTATCGCTATGATTTCGGTTGATAGCACATCAGGTGTGCGTGCCGAAGTCGCGGCTATTCTTAAAGACGGCACAGAATATCCTCTATCACCTGGAACAATATCAGTTTTGGGAGAGGCGGGTTCACCCCTAATCGCCAGACCTTACGACGACAAGGGATCTGAAATTGCCAAATATGATGCCACATTAGGGACAATAGCTGGTCTTGCCAAGGTAGGGGAAATTATTAACCAGCCGGATGAAGAAATCACAGAAGATTTGCCTTTAGGTGGGACAAGAACCCGCAGCCGCAATAACAATCGCAACCTGGGAGCTGCTTTCCTTGAAGGTGCTTTTGGCAAACTTGGCGAAACACTCAGCAAGCGGACAGAACGTGCTACTGACGAAATCAACCGCCGTCCCAATGTTTGGTATGTGCCTAAAGACACCAAAATCACAATCAAAGTCGATAGGTCAATCAAGCTGTGA
- a CDS encoding MFS transporter produces MKRPQFIVAVAIFLITHATNLQIPLYGTYAKMAGFGSGVSAIVFSTYIAGLVPTLLLLGGASDRIGRKIVILTSLLLACVATFLMIVQPNIYTLFVTRVLQGISVGFMTGTGTAYLSALMPQNATKVAAYVSLTTALGFSSGALFTNATLFYRYSLVPLSYWVVFILLLGCISLAISIPEQATASAALIRLPSFSMGAVWAGLAIALAWSLAGIVGVILPTQLTRYGLPNWAGLMLFIITIAGVVFQPFARRLEARRSLQIGAVLLVTGYFSFTCGAWLGHLGLVLAGVAIAGTACYGFTYLGGLAEVVQISGTQSARFTSGYFVCAYLGYGIPVILIGFVSDKFGVMQALFGFGAVLLVCNALLFVRYQRIAKNQYLA; encoded by the coding sequence ATGAAACGACCCCAGTTCATTGTGGCAGTAGCCATTTTCCTCATCACCCACGCAACGAATTTGCAAATTCCCCTGTACGGTACTTATGCAAAGATGGCAGGTTTTGGTAGTGGTGTTTCGGCGATCGTTTTCTCAACCTATATTGCAGGATTGGTGCCAACGCTGCTTCTGCTGGGTGGAGCCTCTGACCGGATTGGACGCAAAATTGTCATCCTCACAAGTTTGCTATTAGCTTGTGTCGCAACGTTTTTAATGATTGTTCAGCCGAATATCTACACGCTGTTCGTCACACGAGTTCTACAAGGAATTAGTGTTGGTTTCATGACTGGAACAGGAACGGCATACCTATCAGCGCTAATGCCACAAAATGCCACGAAGGTTGCTGCTTACGTCAGCTTAACTACTGCTTTGGGCTTTTCCAGTGGTGCGCTGTTTACGAATGCCACTTTGTTTTATCGCTATTCACTGGTGCCGCTTAGCTATTGGGTCGTCTTTATTCTCCTTCTAGGCTGTATTAGTTTAGCTATTAGTATTCCAGAACAGGCAACGGCTTCAGCAGCGTTGATCCGGCTGCCAAGTTTCTCAATGGGCGCAGTTTGGGCAGGGTTAGCGATCGCATTGGCATGGTCTTTGGCAGGAATTGTCGGTGTCATTTTACCTACCCAGCTAACAAGATATGGGCTACCGAACTGGGCAGGTCTAATGCTATTCATCATTACGATCGCAGGGGTTGTGTTTCAACCTTTTGCCCGTCGGCTAGAGGCACGGCGATCGCTTCAGATCGGTGCTGTCCTGCTGGTAACTGGCTATTTTAGCTTCACATGTGGAGCATGGCTTGGTCATTTAGGGTTGGTGCTGGCAGGAGTGGCGATCGCTGGAACGGCGTGCTACGGGTTCACCTACCTGGGCGGATTGGCTGAAGTGGTACAGATAAGCGGCACTCAATCTGCGAGATTCACCTCTGGCTATTTTGTCTGCGCTTATTTGGGGTACGGCATCCCTGTAATTCTGATTGGCTTTGTGTCTGACAAATTTGGCGTGATGCAGGCGTTATTTGGCTTTGGCGCAGTCTTGCTGGTTTGCAATGCCCTACTCTTTGTCAGATATCAACGAATAGCAAAAAACCAGTATCTTGCTTAG
- a CDS encoding RNA-guided endonuclease InsQ/TnpB family protein encodes MYGCQQVLIHADKELKGILEFICSEANKLSNCAVYYARQIWFKAKRYITKFELDSEMKSNRHFQTLYSQAAQQLCRSVYESFASFKQLNALYNRGELADKPRPPKYRKNGFNLVSYPKQALRLKDGQIRIPLGSQVKVWFKLDSFTLPMPSNLRFEDIKELRILPRNRCFYAEFIYKTNTVKSDVDKSRVLGIDHGLNNWLTCVSNVGTSFIIDGRHLKSLNRWYNKRVSTIKENKPQGFWSNNLADITEKRNRQIRDAINKGARIVINHCLDNRIGRVVFGWGQGIKQEIDLGKKRNQQFVQIPTARLKARIEQLCQQHGIEFVETEEANTSAASFVDGDMLPKHGEKPDSWKSSGRRVKRGLFRTAMNWCINADCNGAANIIRKVSTKLGLDLSGVSRGALTHPTRIYIWVTANKKQSNEALTRRVASS; translated from the coding sequence TTGTACGGTTGTCAACAAGTTTTGATTCACGCGGATAAAGAATTAAAAGGAATTTTAGAGTTTATCTGTTCTGAAGCAAATAAACTATCAAATTGTGCCGTCTACTATGCTCGTCAAATATGGTTTAAAGCAAAACGTTATATAACCAAGTTTGAGTTAGATAGCGAAATGAAATCAAACCGTCATTTTCAAACACTCTATTCTCAAGCAGCGCAGCAATTATGCCGTTCTGTGTATGAATCGTTTGCGTCATTCAAGCAGCTTAACGCTTTGTATAATCGTGGCGAATTAGCAGATAAACCTAGACCACCAAAGTACAGAAAGAATGGTTTCAATTTAGTTAGTTATCCAAAGCAGGCACTAAGGCTAAAGGATGGACAGATTAGAATACCACTCGGTTCGCAGGTAAAAGTGTGGTTCAAGCTAGATTCTTTCACTTTACCAATGCCATCAAATTTGAGGTTTGAGGACATTAAAGAGTTACGAATTTTACCTAGAAACCGTTGCTTTTATGCTGAGTTTATCTACAAAACTAATACCGTAAAGTCGGACGTAGATAAAAGCAGAGTTTTAGGTATTGATCACGGGTTGAATAACTGGTTAACTTGCGTCTCTAATGTAGGAACAAGTTTTATTATTGATGGTCGGCATCTTAAGAGTTTAAATCGTTGGTACAACAAACGAGTGTCAACAATTAAAGAGAATAAACCTCAAGGTTTTTGGTCTAATAACCTTGCCGATATCACCGAGAAACGCAACCGCCAAATCAGAGATGCTATCAATAAGGGTGCCCGAATTGTTATTAATCACTGCTTAGACAATCGCATTGGTAGAGTCGTATTTGGGTGGGGTCAAGGCATCAAGCAAGAGATTGATTTAGGTAAAAAGCGTAACCAACAATTTGTCCAAATCCCCACAGCAAGACTCAAAGCACGGATTGAGCAACTATGCCAACAACACGGTATAGAGTTCGTGGAGACAGAAGAAGCTAACACATCAGCAGCATCATTTGTTGATGGTGACATGCTCCCAAAACACGGTGAAAAACCCGATAGTTGGAAATCTTCTGGACGCAGAGTGAAACGAGGATTGTTTAGAACGGCAATGAATTGGTGCATCAATGCAGACTGCAACGGTGCAGCCAATATCATCCGTAAAGTAAGCACAAAACTTGGACTTGATTTAAGTGGAGTGTCTAGGGGTGCTTTGACTCACCCCACCCGGATCTATATCTGGGTGACAGCTAATAAGAAGCAAAGCAACGAGGCTTTAACCCGTCGCGTAGCATCCTCTTAG
- a CDS encoding ATP-binding protein — translation MKSSFEYLEDLLADNYPIIACESPLQERHRFLIRITTSCQQVGKKVYIWNLSEDSIKELAISTENNLIFQEFEDYKPSIKQNTEDYFQVLNFWRVYSGTGVLIIENIFPWLKESITKDTEFIFLSEWIKSSLVNLKFHTNNSDKTTILLGANAEIASEIAAEIPLWSQELPDTQEIITSLISSNLFSLIYTEQDYLEIANASAGLYISDIISCLTDIRKSHDLGNSSEIAKLLLAKKIQLLNRLYDIEFLPPPKVQLGGLELMQQSFKKFKRLLTPRAKQYNLRVPKGIMLVGPPGTGKSHSAKACSQNMGIPLIMVDWGNFRSFGNQAEMKLKRLLRLADRLNQVILYFDDFDKGFAGDDDLAKRLAGQLLTWMQERTSDVLVIASVNRMEWLPPELTRAGRFDYLFKVDLPNNGERYSIFKLHAARFDERFRNGGDPWSEEQWRRILKATNRCVGAEIQTIVERAASTIFCETITEDTYSESQLPALELTIEALLEERRQINPLAIREADRVESMRNKADQQALPSSPLDESKFAVGSIEIFS, via the coding sequence ATGAAGTCTAGCTTTGAGTATCTAGAAGACCTGCTTGCGGACAATTATCCAATCATCGCCTGTGAATCCCCCCTCCAAGAACGTCACCGCTTCCTCATTCGTATTACTACTTCCTGTCAGCAAGTAGGTAAAAAAGTCTATATATGGAATTTAAGCGAGGACAGTATTAAAGAATTAGCCATCAGCACCGAAAATAATCTTATTTTTCAAGAATTTGAGGACTATAAACCTTCCATAAAACAAAATACAGAAGACTATTTTCAAGTACTCAATTTTTGGAGGGTTTATTCTGGCACTGGAGTACTAATCATTGAGAATATTTTTCCTTGGTTAAAAGAAAGCATAACTAAAGATACTGAATTTATTTTTCTATCAGAATGGATTAAGTCATCTCTAGTTAATCTAAAATTTCATACAAACAATAGTGATAAGACTACCATATTACTAGGAGCAAATGCCGAGATAGCAAGCGAAATAGCAGCAGAAATACCCCTTTGGAGCCAAGAATTACCAGATACACAAGAAATAATTACTAGTTTAATTAGCAGTAATTTATTTTCTTTAATTTATACTGAACAAGACTATTTAGAAATTGCTAACGCTAGTGCTGGTCTGTATATTTCTGATATTATTTCTTGCCTAACTGATATTAGAAAAAGTCATGACTTAGGAAATTCCAGTGAGATAGCAAAGCTTCTACTAGCAAAAAAAATTCAATTGCTCAACCGCTTGTATGACATCGAATTCTTACCTCCACCAAAAGTACAACTTGGTGGGTTAGAACTCATGCAGCAGTCATTCAAAAAGTTCAAGCGATTGCTTACCCCGCGTGCCAAACAATACAATCTGCGTGTACCCAAGGGGATTATGCTTGTGGGGCCACCAGGGACGGGAAAATCACACTCAGCAAAAGCCTGTTCCCAGAACATGGGTATTCCCCTCATCATGGTCGATTGGGGCAACTTTAGAAGTTTTGGCAACCAAGCAGAAATGAAACTCAAACGCTTGTTGCGACTGGCAGATAGGCTCAATCAAGTAATTTTGTACTTCGACGACTTTGATAAAGGCTTCGCCGGGGATGATGACCTCGCCAAACGGCTGGCTGGTCAGCTGTTGACGTGGATGCAAGAGCGCACGTCAGATGTACTGGTCATTGCGTCAGTTAACCGCATGGAATGGCTGCCACCCGAACTCACCCGTGCTGGACGGTTTGACTATTTATTTAAAGTAGATTTGCCCAATAATGGAGAAAGATATAGTATCTTCAAACTGCACGCCGCCCGGTTTGACGAACGCTTTCGCAATGGCGGCGACCCTTGGAGTGAAGAACAGTGGCGCAGAATTCTAAAAGCCACCAATCGTTGTGTAGGTGCAGAAATCCAGACAATTGTAGAACGCGCCGCTAGTACGATATTCTGCGAAACCATAACAGAAGATACCTACTCAGAAAGCCAACTCCCAGCACTTGAACTAACAATCGAGGCATTACTAGAAGAACGCCGTCAGATTAACCCGCTTGCCATCCGCGAAGCCGATAGAGTCGAATCGATGCGTAACAAAGCTGACCAACAAGCTTTACCTAGTAGTCCCCTAGACGAAAGCAAGTTTGCTGTTGGCAGCATTGAGATTTTCAGCTAG